A window of Piliocolobus tephrosceles isolate RC106 chromosome 13, ASM277652v3, whole genome shotgun sequence contains these coding sequences:
- the LOC111551626 gene encoding serine/arginine-rich splicing factor 8-like — MSCGRPPPDVDGMITLKVDNLTYRTTPDSLKRVFEKYGRVGDVYIPREHHTKAPRGFAFVRFHNRRDAEDAEDAMDGAELDGRELRVQMARYGRRDLPRSRQEEPRGRSGGGGYGRRSRSPRRRHRSRSRGPSCSRSRSRSHHGGSRYIRSPYSRSTFRRSRYSRSPYRRSHCRGSRYSQSYSRHHYSRSPYRESRYRRSPYIRSSRNRSLYNRSHSKSGSGSRSPSTSKSSSARRSKSSSISRSCSRSRSRSTSGSTPSISKRESKSRS, encoded by the coding sequence ATGAGCTGCGGCCGCCCCCCTCCCGACGTGGACGGCATGATCACCCTCAAGGTGGACAACCTGACCTACCGGACCACTCCCGACAGCCTGAAGCGAGTGTTCGAGAAGTACGGGCGCGTGGGCGACGTGTACATCCCGCGGGAGCACCACACCAAGGCGCCCCGGGGCTTCGCCTTCGTCCGCTTTCACAACCGGCGCGACGCGGAAGACGCCGAGGACGCCATGGACGGGGCGGAGCTGGATGGACGCGAGCTGCGGGTGCAGATGGCGCGCTATGGCCGCCGGGACCTGCCCCGCAGCCGCCAGGAAGAGCCGCGCGGCAGGTCGGGAGGCGGCGGCTATGGACGGCGGAGCCGCAGCCCCAGGCGGCGACACCGCAGCAGATCCCGGGGTCCCAGCTGCTCTAGGTCCCGCAGCAGATCTCACCATGGGGGGTCTCGCTATATCCGGTCTCCCTATAGCCGATCTACCTTCAGGAGATCTCGCTACAGCCGATCTCCCTACAGACGATCTCATTGCAGAGGATCTCGCTACAGTCAGTCTTACAGCCGGCATCACTACAGCCGATCTCCCTACAGGGAATCTCGCTACAGGAGGTCCCCCTACATCCGGTCTTCCCGCAACAGGTCTCTCTACAACCGCTCTCACTCGAAGTCTGGGTCTGGCTCTCGCTCTCCATCAACCTCCAAATCCAGCTCTGCGCGAAGATCCAAGTCCTCCTCCATCTCCAGATCTTGCTCAAGGTCCAGGTCTAGATCTACGTCCGGGAGTACTCCCTCCATATCCAAGAGGGAATCCAAGTCCAGGTCGTGA